Part of the Cryptococcus neoformans var. grubii H99 chromosome 2, complete sequence genome is shown below.
GAATGATGATATGGTTTGGGCTGTTTGGTCTTCCTTTaattcttctctcttcccctccaaGAAGGCCTTCCGTTCATCTCCCATGATCAACGTATCTTATCGTTACAAAGAACCTGCAGCTTTTTCCCTCCCAGCCTGCGCAAGTTAGCAGACCGGATCTCTAGGGTTTTTTCTTCGTGTCGAGGAACAAGTCTGTGAAATAAACCGATCAGTAGGGCTGAGACAAAAAGTGTAATGAGTGTATTCTCATCAACCGTCTTAATAGGCTTTAAAAAAGATGTCGAGAAAGGCTAAAAGACGTCGGTTACGAAGCTATACAGCGTTCTACCTTTAATTCTTCCCAATCTTCGACTCTTTCAATTTCCAAACTCTTAATTCTTGTCATTTACCCCGGGTTCCAAAGCCCCCACAAAGAGGACGGAAACAAATGTGAATGGTTCAGACGCCAAGGATAATTCTTGACAATAACATCTTACAATTCCATACAGAGTTGCAGAGTTACAAGGGTTACAAATGACCCCATGCATCATTCAGGGTAAACCGTAACTGTATGCgtcttgctcctcttcgaTTGTCTGGACATTAGAATTGCGAGATTTAGCGATGCGCATCTTAAGGTCCCGTCCTAATATCTGTTGCACCGCCAGACTATTAAGATAAGATCGGGAGCTCGTcagctttttttttgttctgtttaaaggagacaaagagagaggggagaacttgaagagggaaagatgatgacgaaaGGTGAGGAAAGCAGCCATAGCAAAGAGCAAACTACAAGCACACAGTACAAGTAAAGCGATGAAGAAAACCAAGAGGTGCAGAGATGAATAGGTGGGAGAATAGAAAAAGCAAATGCGAATACAAAAACGAACGCACCATAACACactccatctccctctctgTCACTTCTTTTTGCTCCCATAGATACGCTGGTGCTTCCCAATAGTTTTCGTAATCCACCTTTTTCCCTGTCGGCTTGAACGTGCTCTCCAAACTTGACATCCCGGCGCCAGCGGATccagctgaagaagaagaggaggaggacgaagaggaggaagaggaagagttgagcttggagaggaaggattggAAGGATTCTTGGATCTCGGTAGGGGCgcaaggatgaggagcGGGTTTATGAGGAGCTACAAAGATTGCGTTTGGTCTTGTGGTTAACGAAAATGGGATATCGAGAGGGACACATGCGTGGAACCGGTATGATCTATGGAGactgtttttttttttccttcgcAGCCAGGCAATCTTCCAGCTTTCACTCTCCACCGACCTATCCTTCGTTCGCACATCTACCAGCCGGCAAAACGGATCGCACCATAAGTCACGGCCACGATACGATAGGCTTACACGACCCCGCCAATCCCATCTCACACCGCCCTCTCCGTCCCCCACGTGTTTCGGTTACTTCACAATCCATGCCCCGTACATTTCATCCCAATCGACGAAATGGATACAACATTACAACAGGTAGCGAAGATTCAAAAACACTCACGATGTTGGATATTCTTTCTCGGTCCCAAGAACTTGATCATAGGCTTATAATGGGTTGCCCTAAGAAGTGATGAAGGCCTCATCTTGAATGTTATTGGTGTTGTTGCTTGGCGGAGAACTAAGAATGGTGGAGAGACGAACGGAAAGACGAAAGACGAATACCGGtgacgaagacgaagagagggaagcgGACCTTGCCGCACCCGGCCTTCCCTTCTCACCCGATGCCCGATACCGCCGAAAaactccatctccttttccgATCTATGTATGGGTTATGGATTATCtgtatatatacatatatatgCATCGCCCACAAGATCGTACTGGCTATGCACTTATTTGTACAACTCGAACTCATATGTGTGGACAACAAGAAACTAGGAACCTCCTCCGCCTGCGGCCAATGTTTACTTTACGCTTTATATGCTACACCACACCCAACGGCTTCTCCGCGTGCGCGCGATCCCCGACATCATTTTCGAACGGTCACCTTCTCAAACCTATACCTCTCTAATCTCCCCAAAGTCGTTCCTGACACAGGGGTCTTAGCCCTATCCGGCAGGTTCATTTGCTGATATGTATTCTCGTCGGCATCGTCACTGCCATCGTGATCGCGCACAAAGCTGAGTCCCGGGCGTGTCTGTTGCTTAGCTTGTCTTTGCCTTTGTTTCTGCTGTCGTTGAGAAGTATCTTTCAAGGTGATATTGGAGCCGTTATTACAATTGAATTTGGGATGAGAGCGGGAAGTGAATGGATGGCTGAAAGTAGCAGTAATCTCGTTTCGCGAGTCTCGAGAAGATAATGAACGAGGCGGCGCACTGGCGCTGACAGAGAAACGAGAAAATAAGGGTTTTCGTTCTGGCGAAGGAGTGAACGACCCTATatcctccccttctccttcttcttctttttcgtcttcttcctcttcttctctcgccCCGCCATCCatatttttcttttccttgtgCACACTCGCTCCCAACCCAATtcgttctccttttcctcgacTTCCAAACCCAAACTGTTTGACTGCCACTTTTAtattcatctccatcccatccccCTCTGCCGCCATCGATCCCTTCTCTACCGTCGTTGATGCTGATACGGATGTCATTGATGGTGCACGAGTCGGTGTTGCCAATCCAAACCTCAACGCTtcgctctcctctctcctgGGGAAAACGACATTCACCGGCCGATTCTTCAACACCCTTGAACTCGCGTCCGCGCTCATAGTCTCCCGTCTTTTCACCAAGCTCGAAGTCGAACTAGAAGCCAAGGTCAAAGTTCGCATACCCCTCGCCCCTATCTTCTGGACCGGTACTGTCTTTGGCGTCTGCGATCGCACCCTCGTGGACCTAGCACCAATCTTGGGTGTACCTTTAATCTCAAGACCGCCACCAAAAGCCCACTTTGCGCGCCACGATCCCCCAACAATtttggccttctccttcctctcctcttccttttcgctctcctcgctcttatcttcatccttgatCTGCCCTTGTTTATTGttatcatcttccataCCCATTTGTGGAGAAGATCCCCTATCGTGGGTGTCGCCATCTTCAGGGTCTGGTTGACTATCTTTCACCGCGTTCACATTTTGGAGTTGCAATCGAGATTGGGACTGAGACTGAGGGTAAGGTAGGGcagaaggacaagaacGAGGCCGTAGACGGACCTCATTAAGCGCAGGAAGAGAATTACCGGTCAAAGCAGGTGTAGCGTCTTCATATCTCCGACCCGATAGCCCATGGGTTTGGAGAAGCGTAGGCGAAAGcggaagcggaagagagACAGTAGGCGATGAAGTAGGCGGTACAACAGTTCCAAAAGATGAGCCCGGCTCAAACGTCTCcgtttccttcttccatggCCGCCCCATGTTTACCTCTTGCTTtacttgttcttcttctgcaagCGAGGATAATGGGAAATCAAGTACAGGCGGGGACGAGCATTCTGCCGCTGGGGGACTCGTGATATACTGCGTCTGCGACATAAACTTTTGTCGtgaacaagaagaaaaggaaggagagatgatcggggaaagagaaggtgaaggacaaggagaacaGCTTTGAGTGGAAGGGAAGGACTGGCTTGCAATTCGGGccgggggcgggggagagCTAGAGATGAGGGATGATATAGCCGGGGATGGCGACCGTCGTCGTTGCTGGATACGTGTAGGTGTTGAGGTAGGCGCCAGAGAATGTGATAGCGAATGTATACGctctcccccttcttcctcttcctcttcccatttGAGCTCAATTTTCTCTTCactcccatccccatccacttcttccttttgccttttccggACCTGCTGCCTCTTgtcccttcctccaaagaACTTGCtcatcacctccaccttttctGTCGTACATCCATCCTCACTATCTCGCATAACATTCTCAGCCAAAGGTCGTAAAGCAAGTTGATCGGATAACCGCGAAGCGCCCGAGGTATACGTGCCCACCGGCTGATGGATTGGGGCAAGCTTTGAATAGGTCTGTTGCTGCTCATGATTGGCGTGGTCCGGACAGTCGTGCTTAAGATGGCGATGTTTCGGTTTCTTGAGCCCTAGACCATAAGTtagcatcatcatccgtATACACACACCAGCCCCAAGACCCAAGCGAGAATACTGAACATGGGACGTACTCGTAATAAACGCGTCCATCGGTCCTTGCACATGCACCGCTTGAGCCTTTGCTTGTCGCTTTTCTCCCACATTACCGACACCGCCACCATTTCCAGCCCCTTCACCCCCTGACCTGGCTCCTTCGCCCCCACCCGCAAACTCTGGCCACTCATCCACGATCTCCGCCCTCGTCTCGGGATGAACATCTCCTCTGGCCATCCTCCTCgcaagctcttcctccacatcgACCCCTACCCACttttccccctcttcccctaGTTGGAAGCCAGAGCCCGTAGGTGGGAGAGGGTTTAGATGTACGAGACGGCCGAGAGAGGGGTCGTACACCCTTTGATAGAGGAAAGCGAGTTCGGCTTGGGCGAAATCGGAGAGATATGTTGGTGGGACGAGGTAGGTGCCTTCTAGGCGAATGTGTTGGAGGAGCTGTCGTTTCGTAATGAGTCAGCTCACAAGGTGATGCTTAATTAGGGGAAGTGGAAGTTGGATTTGGGACTTGGACTTGGGAGTTGAACTTGCCTTTTCAACAGAATTGAAACGCCGCATAAGACGGTGAGCTGTTTTGATACCGATACCCGGTATCGAATTGAGATAATCACATCCTGAAAGCATCTATCACCCGGACAATGTCAGAATCTTTCAGAGTAGGatccaaaaaaaagaaaaacagaataaggagaaagaggacTCACCGCCATTCGCCTAAAATGCATATCCGTCCATCCATGCATCGGAAACTCCCTCACCATCGCCAGCCGATCACGATCAATCCACACACATTGCCCGTCCTTATCAAGTTTGAATATGACCTATATATCCCACCCAAAAAACCTTACCATCAGCCCGAGGTATACGagataaaaaaaattgCAAGACTTGCCCGTTTGCAGCCAAACACGAGCAGATCGGAGTCTTCAGTGATGATCCCATCTACATACCCCTCGCGCTCAAGGAAACATAACTGCGCGTCTGCCTCATAAGGCGCCACCACATAATCGACGTTTTCCGCTCTCAGAGCCTAAGCTCAAGTTAGTAAATCCATTGGTGATACGACATTTTGGTATAGAGAAACATACTTTGATAAGTTGATACGCCATTTCTGGGGTGACGTCCACACATCGGGTATATGCCTCCTTTGCCTCTTTTATTCGACCTTGCGCTTCTAATGATCTGGCCTTTTCCAAGTTATCCGATCTTGACCTGAATACAATCCTTGTCAATACTGATCCTTGGCTGGGTCGGTGGATCTGGGGACAACATCAAAGAATGTAAAACTGAACTCACTTGGCTCGCGAAACTTCAGTTCCCTTTTTTGCAGGTAGCGGGCCTCCATCGAACACCAAGAACGGTTCTATCCCATGATGCCGTAAGAACCTCACACGATACATCGCATATTCGACAAATCTACAAGCATCAAGTGTCAGTTTGGCTCACATCGACGCGTTCTGTCGATAATTTCTTTTTGACGCGTCGAAAAAGTTGTGGTATAAGAGGGACATACTTtgtgctcttcttccctttgacAAGATCCTCTGCACAGCCGAACGCGCCTCTATGAAGCCACACATATCCCTGTTATCCATTTTTAATCAGCTATTTCGACCATCTTACCAGGTGATGAGCACGTACATCGACAGCAAGTCTGAGGGGAAACGCGTCAGTGAGGGTTAAGATGATACGCGCCGAGAATACTCAAGGTGTGCTTACTTTTTACCCTTGAACTCCGAGATATGGCCATGTACGGATACCTCTTCcaagagagggaggagaccTGATATGCCCATCCTCTGGGACTTGTAGTGTTTGCAGGATTGTTGgttgagagatggaagaaacCAAGCAAGGCGCGTCCACTAAACATTAGGGAGGAGACGTAATTACGTAACAGGTGGATTCGCGAATGACGAGTGACGGACTGACAACGAGAACACAGCCATATCTATAACAACGTCCACATCCACATTTCCATTCACATCTATAACTACAGCCCACACTCCACCATGTCCATTCCACACTCGGCTTACGATCCTCGCCGCGTATTCCGTTTCAATGTCCCCCACTTTGAAATCGGTCCCAAAGCACGCTCAGTTGGAACATACCTCTCCGGCGGTCTCGTATGTTACAGTCTCTGGTACTCGGTTTGCAATCATCGTCTTTTCCGCTGACATATTTCCCTACTATTGTTAACACTAACTacttcaatctcttcaaTGACGCCATCATATTCCGACATTTCCTCCATCACAAATGCCTGGTGATATTTCTACATTGCCATTGGATCCGCAGTTCGCACTGTCATATTTCCTCCTGTTCGACGCCGCTACCCTCTCGTCCCACGCGAAACCGCCTCCAGACGCGCCCTACGATGTCGTACCAGTCCACATGGCGTTTGTCGACTGGATCCCTGCCATCTGCACCACCCGTACGTCCCGGTCCTCCCATGTTCTCATCTCCCCTCCTGTGTCCCCactccatcttcacctgTTTAAAAACCCACAGCTGACCGGGAAACAACAGTTGGATTCATCATAACCTCGCTCCTCGACAAATCCCACCTCACctctgccttctcttccgACCCATGGGCACATGAAGGTTCTGCTGCTTGGCGTGCAAGGGTGGTACTCTTTATCGGAGTGGCCTTGATGGCTGGCGGTCTCGCCGGGAGTCTTGTACGtccactcttctttcccattctctttttttctggATTTTGAAAAAAGGGCCAACTGACTGACTGCTTATGGATTTGGGAATTACAGTGTGTCCTAATTCTCAAATACATTGTCCCCGATTACACTGGATACACCTATTACGGTGCCGCCAACGTGGCTACCAACGCTGGCATCATGATTTCGTACGCCCTATTTCTCTCACTACAACTAATCGCTCTCAAATTCCATAGAGCTGACTTTTGACATCTGTCGTTTAACTGGGAAACTAGAGCCATGATACTCTGGATCTCGCAAAGCGGCAGCGACGAGTACGAGTATCAACTCACTGTCTaatccttttttcttttctccttcatttATTTCTACCCCTTCCCCACCACTCGCGGATATCATTTTCCACATTTTCATCTTGCCACGTTGTCATCTTTTGGATCGTTCAAGCCGACAGGCGCGGCGGGGTAAGGTGGGGGAGAAAGGTAGGAATAGGATGCCGCCAACAATCGCGATTATATGGCGATGGAAGCTTTTTGTATGCATAGATACTTACAAACGAGGTCCATCACCAAAATGCGAAATGCAGTTTTGAAAACTGTGAAATGCAAACTGGCGCAGTGCAAAAATGCACTTCTGTAAATGGGAAGTGCAACGGAAATGGTCCGAGCGACAGCTGATCCTGATGCGCCACCGACTATTAATCAATTCAATCCATCACATCAGCGATGATCCATCACCATCAGTGATGATCAGGGGTTTGATCAACGCCCAACGTCTCAAACTCCTTTTTGTCTCCTTACTAGATTTCACCATGCTGCGCccctcctttctctctctcatcaCAGCATCATATACCCGCGACGATGATGGGGCCGCGCTCAGGACCACCTGGCATTTTACTGTCACTAAGCTGGCACCTCACTTTAATAACAGTTCGTGGCAAAGcccccttcaccatccaaTCTGACTTTGATCCTGCTTTCTTTGTTGTTTCTTGACATTGGATCATGCAATCACGGCCTCGGCCATGTCCGCCCCATACGGTCATCCGGCCGACGCAACATATCCTTCGCCATTGTGCCATGTCCCCTTCGATATCAA
Proteins encoded:
- a CDS encoding exonuclease 1, giving the protein MGISGLLPLLEEVSVHGHISEFKGKKLAVDGYVWLHRGAFGCAEDLVKGKKSTKFVEYAMYRVRFLRHHGIEPFLVFDGGPLPAKKGTEVSRAKSRSDNLEKARSLEAQGRIKEAKEAYTRCVDVTPEMAYQLIKALRAENVDYVVAPYEADAQLCFLEREGYVDGIITEDSDLLVFGCKRVIFKLDKDGQCVWIDRDRLAMVREFPMHGWTDMHFRRMAMLSGCDYLNSIPGIGIKTAHRLMRRFNSVEKLLQHIRLEGTYLVPPTYLSDFAQAELAFLYQRVYDPSLGRLVHLNPLPPTGSGFQLGEEGEKWVGVDVEEELARRMARGDVHPETRAEIVDEWPEFAGGGEGARSGGEGAGNGGGVGNVGEKRQAKAQAVHVQGPMDAFITRLKKPKHRHLKHDCPDHANHEQQQTYSKLAPIHQPVGTYTSGASRLSDQLALRPLAENVMRDSEDGCTTEKVEVMSKFFGGRDKRQQVRKRQKEEVDGDGSEEKIELKWEEEEEEGGERIHSLSHSLAPTSTPTRIQQRRRSPSPAISSLISSSPPPPARIASQSFPSTQSCSPCPSPSLSPIISPSFSSCSRQKFMSQTQYITSPPAAECSSPPVLDFPLSSLAEEEQVKQEVNMGRPWKKETETFEPGSSFGTVVPPTSSPTVSLPLPLSPTLLQTHGLSGRRYEDATPALTGNSLPALNEVRLRPRSCPSALPYPQSQSQSRLQLQNVNAVKDSQPDPEDGDTHDRGSSPQMGMEDDNNKQGQIKDEDKSEESEKEEERKEKAKIVGGSWRAKWAFGGGLEIKGTPKIGARSTRVRSQTPKTVPVQKIGARGMRTLTLASSSTSSLVKRRETMSADASSRVLKNRPVNVVFPRREESEALRFGLATPTRAPSMTSVSASTTVEKGSMAAEGDGMEMNIKVAVKQFGFGSRGKGERIGLGASVHKEKKNMDGGAREEEEEDEKEEEGEGEDIGSFTPSPERKPLFSRFSVSASAPPRSLSSRDSRNEITATFSHPFTSRSHPKFNCNNGSNITLKDTSQRQQKQRQRQAKQQTRPGLSFVRDHDGSDDADENTYQQMNLPDRAKTPVSGTTLGRLERYRFEKVTVRK